TCGACACCACGGACACCGGCGGCACAGGGTCCTCGATGCGGCGCGCCACATCCGGCAGTGCGGCGAGATCCGCATCGAATCGGGCGCGGGCTGCGGCGAGAGTGTCGGGTCGTTCCGTGCGGAGCCCGCCGCGCATCACGGTCTGCAGCAATGGCTCCGTGCCCTCGGGGGGCTCCTCGTTCGCCAGGCCGATGACATCGCGGAAGCCGGGGCCGCGAAACACCTGTTTCGGGGCCGGAGCCGTCACCTTCGCCGACGAGAGCTTCATGACGGGCCGGCCGTCGTACTCGACCAGCTTGTACGCCGCGTCCAGATACGGCGCGTCGGCGGCCGTGCCGACTTTGGTCCCCACGGCGAAGACGTCGATGGGTGCCCCGTCCCTCACGAGCGCGGCGACGGCGTACTCGTCGAGGCCACCACTTGCGATGATCTGTACGTCGCTCAGCCCCGCCGCGTCGAGTGCGGTACGGGCGCGTCGGGCGAGCGCGCCGAGGTCGCCGCTGTCGAGGCGGATTCCGCACCCCGGGCCGAGCCGCAAGTCGCTCAGGACGCGCGCGGCCGTCGCGACCCCGCGGTCGGTGTCGTAGGTGTCGACCAGGAAGGTCACGGGTCCCGGATGAGTTCGGGCAAACGCCCGGAAGGCGTCCTCTTCCGAGGTGAAGGTCTCGATGTATGAGTGGGCCATGGTGCCGGATGCAGGGATGCCGTACCGGGTCGCGGCGGCGACGTTGCTGGTGCCTGCGAACCCGACCAGGGCGCACAGGCGAGCCGCCTGCATGCCGGCCTCGGGTCCGTGGTTGCGGCGCAGAGAGAAGTCCACCAGGGGCCGCCCGGCGGCGGCGAGCACACACCGTGCCGCCTTGGAGGCGACCGCCGTCTGATGGCAGACGAGAGACAGCAGGTACG
This sequence is a window from Streptomyces sp. HUAS YS2. Protein-coding genes within it:
- a CDS encoding nicotinate phosphoribosyltransferase; this encodes MSQVTSTDLYEVTMALSYLREGMRAPATFSLFVRDLPPGRGFLVTAGLEPALEYLSRFWVSRSDVLEFAEALRRPVADLEPLHGLSFDGQVRAVPEGRLVLAGEPLLEVTAHLPQAQLVETYLLSLVCHQTAVASKAARCVLAAAGRPLVDFSLRRNHGPEAGMQAARLCALVGFAGTSNVAAATRYGIPASGTMAHSYIETFTSEEDAFRAFARTHPGPVTFLVDTYDTDRGVATAARVLSDLRLGPGCGIRLDSGDLGALARRARTALDAAGLSDVQIIASGGLDEYAVAALVRDGAPIDVFAVGTKVGTAADAPYLDAAYKLVEYDGRPVMKLSSAKVTAPAPKQVFRGPGFRDVIGLANEEPPEGTEPLLQTVMRGGLRTERPDTLAAARARFDADLAALPDVARRIEDPVPPVSVVSNRLSALTTVVRGRIEARTQAVQ